One genomic region from Candidatus Bathyarchaeia archaeon encodes:
- a CDS encoding MinD/ParA family protein — MGKIVAIHSYKGGTGKTLLSINLAVTLAKHGKKVCLLDLDFRAPSLATLLNVEKVDYWLNDYLNGVCEIDKVLIDLSERIANQGKFFVGLANPSVEAIRDMSSKDRKWEMRALGRLLSLRNSLLNAKGFDYIVFDTSPGLQYSSINAIVSADVVIVASTLDNSDVEGTRRMLRDLYDLFEKKTEIVLNKILYDDSLRSGREKLQALVKETYEVPLLGVIPCFCDISRAEGKIIFVHEKPDHPFTRILDEMAAKIDRM, encoded by the coding sequence TTGGGCAAGATTGTAGCAATCCACTCCTACAAGGGTGGAACAGGGAAAACCCTACTTTCAATTAATTTGGCTGTCACTTTAGCTAAGCATGGCAAGAAGGTGTGCCTCCTAGACTTGGATTTTAGGGCGCCGAGCCTCGCCACCCTCCTAAATGTGGAGAAAGTCGATTATTGGCTTAACGACTACCTTAATGGAGTTTGCGAAATAGATAAAGTTCTAATAGATTTAAGCGAAAGAATAGCCAACCAAGGAAAATTTTTTGTTGGCTTGGCCAACCCGTCTGTGGAAGCTATTAGGGATATGTCCTCAAAGGATAGGAAGTGGGAAATGAGAGCCCTTGGAAGGCTGCTTTCCCTTAGAAATTCGCTTTTAAATGCCAAGGGCTTTGACTACATAGTTTTTGACACGAGTCCAGGCTTGCAGTACTCATCAATAAACGCCATTGTAAGCGCCGACGTCGTTATAGTGGCATCAACTCTTGACAACTCAGATGTTGAAGGAACAAGGCGAATGCTCCGGGACCTCTACGACCTATTTGAAAAGAAAACTGAAATTGTTCTAAACAAGATTTTGTATGACGACTCCCTAAGGTCTGGAAGGGAAAAATTGCAGGCTTTGGTCAAGGAAACCTACGAAGTCCCGCTTTTAGGGGTTATTCCATGCTTCTGCGACATTTCAAGGGCTGAGGGAAAAATAATCTTCGTTCATGAAAAGCCCGACCACCCCTTCACAAGGATACTGGACGAGATGGCAGCAAAAATAGATAGAATGTAA
- a CDS encoding molybdenum cofactor guanylyltransferase has product MDNSAIVLAGGASKRFGYDKGLAPLAGKPLIMHVLDALENVVDEKIIVASSKEQAEKFAKILKPNIKIAIDQSPLQSPLVGALTGFKEACSEYALLLPCDTPLVSREILALILELCVGKNAVIPRWPNGYMEPLHAAYRVKPALEAAEAALKEGKMDMRSMVEKLRSIRYVSTLVFQQFDPQLKMFFNVNTPLDLKRAESMLKG; this is encoded by the coding sequence TTGGATAATTCGGCAATAGTTTTAGCCGGAGGGGCTTCTAAAAGATTCGGCTATGATAAAGGGTTAGCTCCGCTGGCTGGCAAGCCCCTAATAATGCATGTTTTAGACGCCTTGGAAAACGTTGTCGATGAAAAAATAATTGTTGCAAGCTCAAAGGAGCAAGCCGAAAAGTTTGCAAAAATCCTAAAGCCAAACATTAAAATAGCCATTGACCAAAGCCCTCTCCAAAGCCCCCTTGTGGGTGCATTGACAGGCTTTAAAGAGGCTTGCAGCGAGTATGCACTTCTGCTTCCATGCGACACGCCACTGGTTTCAAGGGAGATCCTAGCACTTATTTTAGAGCTGTGCGTGGGCAAGAATGCTGTTATTCCCCGCTGGCCAAATGGTTACATGGAGCCTTTGCATGCGGCTTATCGTGTTAAGCCAGCTTTGGAGGCTGCAGAAGCCGCTTTGAAAGAGGGAAAAATGGACATGCGTTCCATGGTTGAGAAGCTTCGGAGCATACGTTACGTTTCAACCCTTGTCTTTCAGCAGTTTGACCCGCAGCTTAAAATGTTCTTTAATGTTAACACGCCTTTGGATTTGAAGAGGGCTGAGTCGATGCTTAAAGGCTAA
- a CDS encoding glutamate-1-semialdehyde 2,1-aminomutase codes for MLESYVSKTQKSRALYERAKKVLPAGVSYGIRFFEPYPFYTARAKGSKLYDVDGNGYVDYWMGHGAHILGHSPSVVVEAVKRQVENGTHFGTSHELEVALAEQVVKMVPSAEMVRFTNSGTEANMYAIRLARAYTGKSKIIKFEGGWHGGYDALHVGVKYPFDVPESAGLTTGATQDTVLAVFNNLEDVETKAKKELVAAIIVEPVLGAGGCIPAEKEFLKGLREICEEKGILLIYDEVITGFRLAPGGAQQYYGVLPDITVLGKILGGGFPVGAFCGRREIMERLNPLIYERPNFSFHGGTFCANPITMAAGLAVLKALEDGSIISRLNRTGERVRETLREIFEAKGVNVQVSGAGSILNTHFTSKQIKNAKDAFEADRKRLAEYHLNLIARGVFFLPTHFGSISAAHTDADIEKLFQATEDYAKTIGKV; via the coding sequence ATGTTGGAGAGTTATGTTTCAAAAACTCAGAAGTCTAGGGCTTTATACGAGCGCGCCAAAAAGGTTCTTCCGGCAGGGGTCTCTTACGGAATTCGCTTTTTTGAGCCATACCCGTTCTATACAGCAAGGGCCAAGGGGAGCAAGCTTTACGATGTTGATGGGAACGGGTACGTCGATTACTGGATGGGGCATGGCGCCCACATACTGGGGCACAGCCCATCAGTAGTTGTGGAGGCTGTTAAGAGGCAAGTGGAAAATGGCACCCACTTTGGGACATCCCACGAGCTTGAGGTGGCGCTCGCTGAACAAGTCGTGAAGATGGTTCCAAGCGCCGAGATGGTGCGCTTCACTAATTCTGGGACAGAGGCTAACATGTACGCTATACGCCTAGCAAGAGCCTACACAGGCAAAAGCAAAATAATAAAATTTGAAGGGGGATGGCACGGAGGCTACGATGCGCTTCACGTGGGCGTGAAATACCCCTTCGATGTTCCAGAATCAGCCGGACTGACGACTGGCGCAACGCAAGACACGGTGCTGGCAGTTTTCAATAACCTAGAAGACGTGGAAACAAAAGCCAAGAAAGAGTTAGTGGCAGCAATTATAGTTGAACCAGTTTTAGGCGCCGGCGGATGCATCCCAGCGGAAAAGGAATTCCTTAAGGGCTTAAGGGAAATCTGCGAGGAAAAGGGTATCCTCCTAATCTATGATGAAGTGATTACAGGGTTTAGGCTCGCGCCAGGAGGAGCCCAACAATATTATGGTGTTTTACCAGACATAACAGTTCTCGGAAAAATATTGGGTGGAGGCTTCCCTGTAGGCGCCTTTTGTGGAAGACGCGAAATAATGGAACGCCTAAACCCGCTCATATACGAACGCCCAAACTTCTCATTTCATGGCGGAACGTTCTGTGCAAACCCCATCACAATGGCAGCTGGACTAGCGGTATTAAAAGCCCTTGAAGATGGAAGCATAATTTCAAGGCTTAATAGGACTGGTGAAAGAGTTAGAGAAACGTTAAGGGAAATATTTGAAGCTAAAGGCGTAAATGTCCAAGTTTCTGGCGCAGGCTCCATTCTCAACACTCACTTTACAAGCAAACAAATCAAGAATGCCAAAGATGCCTTCGAGGCAGATAGAAAGAGGCTTGCAGAATACCACCTAAACCTAATTGCGAGGGGGGTGTTCTTCCTCCCAACACATTTTGGATCAATAAGTGCAGCCCATACAGACGCCGACATTGAAAAACTCTTCCAAGCAACAGAGGATTACGCCAAAACCATTGGCAAAGTTTAG
- a CDS encoding 50S ribosomal protein L35ae produces MTSPIKGIIVNYRVGPKTQRSKEFIIQFPNAKTASEASRLIGRKVAWKTGKNNKIVGKIVALHGKKGLVRARFRKGLPGQALGTTVELIG; encoded by the coding sequence TTGACAAGTCCAATTAAAGGGATTATCGTCAACTACAGAGTTGGACCAAAAACACAAAGGTCAAAGGAGTTTATAATCCAGTTCCCAAACGCGAAAACAGCTTCTGAAGCCAGCAGACTTATCGGGCGAAAAGTAGCTTGGAAAACGGGCAAAAACAACAAGATTGTAGGTAAAATTGTAGCTTTGCATGGCAAGAAGGGCCTGGTTAGAGCGAGATTCAGAAAGGGCTTACCTGGACAAGCCCTCGGAACCACGGTTGAGTTAATCGGCTAA
- a CDS encoding S16 family serine protease, with amino-acid sequence MDYFGNDVEILERTVNGRKVRVKWDWGNFESTEGFPVDDNLINWVIGQDQALNECFLCLDEWVHKLKWLEKTKWYENWSSPEKPKPSAKTAISPGPYLLLLGDPGTGKSLIGRALAEKLTQIYKERGIKLFDILCWKNPVLPSQPRISIHPAGEGKKILRKEQLKELKRKFVTKVGLKALQIFLIIMGLFLIGLGFYFMYQAWQMWNENPMYLGEPLQEYYDYNFTDYFIGRIVSVVPLTFIPGGSLIFFGVFIWWFSRIGGLGALKGIGGAQQSDIPKLIVDNSSGHAPFVDATGHRSAQLFGSIAWDPYQTGGLGTPEHQRVTAGDVHRASLGILYIDEIKNLDPDEAVTLLTVLEDGQLPITIRGRWHGGDTAAMAVATEPVPALTFLVGAGNFDSINQIHPALMDRIYGYGKVVRMNNDMPNTVENRRKYVQFIAQEVKRFNLIPFSREACEEIVEEGRRRSNKRDALTTRFRPLISIIKTAATLAMNEGCQLVERRHVREAIENHCKTIQRQILEHEMNERGKLLEIKPEGVKLGQIYGLAVVRDPYSGEMTGSVLCVRATMVKRSELPRNYPIKGYYKVTGVAKGQSFIADSIAKVRSVILQKYGIDIAQDYLTHIDFAQSYGVDGPSAGVTMAILLCSLIEGKPIRQDVAVTGEINLGVGDTIQVTAVGGVYEKIKAAEAWGFKKVVIPKKNFDHSIDIRDYKIEVVPAATLDDYLKECLVEKPTIKVQVQTRRKPKF; translated from the coding sequence ATGGACTATTTTGGGAATGATGTTGAAATACTTGAGAGGACCGTTAATGGTAGAAAGGTTAGGGTTAAGTGGGACTGGGGAAACTTTGAGAGCACCGAAGGCTTTCCGGTAGACGACAACCTGATAAACTGGGTTATTGGGCAGGACCAAGCCCTAAACGAGTGCTTTTTGTGCTTAGACGAGTGGGTTCATAAGCTGAAGTGGTTGGAGAAAACCAAATGGTATGAGAACTGGAGCAGCCCAGAAAAGCCCAAACCCTCTGCGAAAACAGCCATAAGTCCAGGACCATATCTGCTTCTTCTCGGCGATCCGGGAACTGGCAAGTCCCTCATTGGAAGGGCTTTAGCTGAGAAGTTAACCCAAATTTACAAAGAGAGGGGCATAAAGCTTTTTGACATTTTATGTTGGAAAAACCCAGTTTTGCCAAGCCAGCCTAGAATTTCTATACATCCGGCTGGGGAAGGAAAAAAGATACTCCGGAAGGAGCAGTTGAAGGAGCTTAAGAGGAAGTTTGTCACAAAGGTTGGCTTGAAAGCCCTACAAATATTCCTAATAATTATGGGATTATTTTTGATTGGTTTAGGCTTCTATTTCATGTATCAGGCTTGGCAAATGTGGAACGAGAATCCGATGTATTTAGGCGAACCCCTGCAGGAATATTATGACTACAATTTTACGGATTACTTTATAGGGAGGATTGTGAGCGTTGTTCCTTTAACGTTTATTCCTGGTGGAAGCCTCATATTCTTCGGCGTCTTCATATGGTGGTTTTCGAGGATTGGAGGCTTAGGAGCCTTAAAGGGCATAGGTGGAGCCCAGCAAAGCGACATACCAAAACTCATAGTTGATAATAGCTCGGGGCATGCGCCATTTGTTGATGCCACTGGTCACAGGAGCGCCCAGCTTTTCGGCTCGATAGCTTGGGACCCATACCAGACTGGCGGTTTGGGTACTCCGGAACATCAGAGGGTTACAGCCGGAGACGTTCACAGAGCCTCGCTTGGCATACTATACATTGACGAGATTAAGAACTTGGACCCAGATGAGGCAGTGACGCTACTAACGGTTCTTGAAGATGGACAGTTGCCAATAACCATTAGGGGGCGTTGGCACGGCGGAGACACAGCAGCCATGGCTGTCGCAACTGAACCCGTCCCAGCCTTAACCTTCCTTGTGGGCGCTGGAAACTTTGACAGCATAAACCAGATTCACCCGGCTTTGATGGACAGAATTTATGGTTATGGCAAAGTTGTTAGGATGAATAATGACATGCCAAACACTGTTGAGAATAGGCGGAAATATGTGCAGTTCATAGCCCAAGAAGTTAAACGCTTCAACCTTATCCCCTTCAGCAGAGAGGCATGCGAGGAAATAGTTGAGGAAGGGCGGAGACGAAGCAACAAGAGGGATGCTTTAACGACACGTTTCAGACCGCTAATTTCTATCATTAAGACCGCGGCTACTCTTGCCATGAATGAGGGATGCCAACTTGTTGAGAGAAGGCATGTCCGAGAAGCCATAGAAAACCACTGCAAAACCATCCAGAGGCAAATACTCGAACACGAAATGAACGAGAGGGGAAAACTTCTAGAAATAAAACCTGAGGGCGTTAAGCTTGGGCAAATTTACGGCTTGGCGGTTGTCCGAGACCCATACAGTGGGGAGATGACTGGCAGTGTGCTATGCGTGAGGGCCACCATGGTTAAGCGCAGCGAACTACCAAGAAACTACCCGATTAAGGGCTATTATAAAGTGACCGGTGTCGCCAAAGGGCAGAGCTTCATAGCTGACAGTATAGCAAAAGTTAGAAGCGTCATCCTCCAAAAGTATGGCATAGATATAGCCCAAGACTACTTGACTCATATAGACTTTGCTCAATCCTATGGTGTTGATGGACCATCAGCAGGCGTTACAATGGCGATACTCTTATGCTCGCTTATTGAAGGTAAGCCCATAAGGCAAGATGTGGCTGTTACAGGTGAAATAAACCTAGGCGTAGGAGACACCATCCAAGTGACGGCTGTTGGAGGCGTCTACGAGAAGATTAAGGCTGCCGAGGCTTGGGGCTTTAAAAAAGTGGTGATCCCAAAGAAAAACTTCGACCACTCCATAGACATAAGAGACTACAAAATTGAGGTGGTGCCAGCCGCCACCCTAGACGACTATTTGAAAGAATGCTTAGTTGAGAAGCCAACCATAAAGGTTCAAGTTCAGACCCGCAGAAAGCCAAAATTCTAG
- a CDS encoding GNAT family N-acetyltransferase, with product MKTGEVIREFVAKDGRKVILRTLKWEDLDDLLDFINSLVEEGANILRTEKVSRDEEIEWLSGIFKRLEKGEIFCVAAEVDGRLVANSEIIKGTGYSRHVGFIGIAIKKGFRGIGIGTEMMKVLQEYARKVGLKVLALSVFANNQHAINLYKKMGFVETGRIPKRFFKDGAYIDEIIMTKVLE from the coding sequence ATGAAAACTGGAGAAGTTATCCGGGAGTTTGTTGCCAAAGATGGACGCAAAGTAATCCTTAGAACCCTCAAGTGGGAGGATCTTGACGACTTACTAGACTTTATCAACTCGCTTGTTGAGGAAGGCGCAAACATCCTAAGAACTGAAAAAGTTTCAAGGGATGAGGAGATTGAATGGCTTTCTGGCATTTTCAAACGTTTAGAGAAGGGCGAAATTTTCTGTGTTGCCGCAGAGGTGGATGGTCGTTTAGTGGCTAATTCTGAAATCATAAAAGGAACTGGCTATTCAAGGCATGTGGGATTTATTGGCATCGCTATAAAGAAGGGGTTTAGGGGAATCGGTATAGGAACCGAAATGATGAAGGTTCTGCAAGAATACGCCAGAAAAGTGGGCTTGAAGGTTTTAGCTCTGTCAGTTTTTGCAAACAACCAACATGCCATAAACCTCTACAAGAAGATGGGGTTCGTTGAGACCGGGCGGATTCCGAAAAGGTTTTTCAAAGACGGCGCCTACATAGACGAAATTATAATGACAAAAGTGCTTGAATAA
- a CDS encoding secondary thiamine-phosphate synthase enzyme YjbQ: MKILAGFKVYNTTYTFSTKGEIEFIDLTDKVQEAVSRSGVKNGIVHVFAPHATGILILTESEYGLLNDIKALLEKLVPKGASYMHPSNAHSHLRSVLLPPDKTLPVVDGRVEFGTWQSLVFVETDVHPRRRTVIVQVIGETGE, translated from the coding sequence GTGAAAATCTTGGCAGGCTTTAAGGTTTACAATACCACTTACACATTTTCCACAAAAGGCGAAATAGAATTTATAGACTTAACCGACAAGGTTCAAGAGGCGGTTTCCCGCTCCGGCGTAAAAAACGGCATAGTACATGTTTTCGCTCCTCATGCAACTGGAATTCTAATCTTAACTGAAAGCGAGTATGGCCTCTTAAATGACATTAAGGCTTTGCTTGAAAAACTGGTTCCAAAAGGCGCCAGTTATATGCATCCTTCAAATGCCCATTCCCATTTAAGGTCTGTTTTGCTTCCTCCAGACAAGACTCTGCCTGTTGTTGATGGTAGGGTGGAGTTTGGGACATGGCAATCTCTCGTGTTTGTTGAGACAGACGTGCACCCAAGAAGAAGAACAGTAATTGTTCAGGTGATTGGTGAAACAGGCGAATAA
- a CDS encoding DUF5320 domain-containing protein: MRRGWYWPRGWWCPRHPWPPAWARTPYYYPTDPAEELRALQDYKKELEAELAELTKRIEELKKLIEKKQ, from the coding sequence ATGCGAAGAGGATGGTACTGGCCTAGAGGATGGTGGTGTCCAAGACACCCATGGCCCCCAGCGTGGGCGAGAACCCCATACTACTACCCAACCGACCCGGCGGAGGAACTGAGAGCCTTACAAGACTATAAGAAAGAACTGGAAGCAGAACTCGCAGAACTAACAAAACGCATAGAAGAACTCAAAAAGCTAATTGAAAAGAAACAGTGA
- a CDS encoding DUF134 domain-containing protein: protein MQHQWRKRHRHGKIGRPPKPVTTTTTNLPEKFEPTPKRNVEPIFLEPAEIEALKLVELEKLTFDEAAARMKVSRNTVWRLAEKAREKLARAIVESREILIQHE, encoded by the coding sequence ATGCAACACCAATGGCGAAAACGCCACAGACACGGCAAAATCGGGAGACCACCAAAACCAGTGACAACGACAACAACAAACCTCCCGGAAAAGTTTGAGCCAACCCCCAAGAGGAACGTAGAACCAATTTTCCTAGAACCAGCAGAGATAGAAGCCCTAAAACTTGTGGAATTGGAGAAGCTAACTTTCGATGAAGCCGCCGCAAGAATGAAAGTTTCAAGAAACACTGTCTGGAGACTGGCTGAAAAGGCAAGAGAAAAACTCGCCAGGGCTATTGTCGAAAGCAGAGAAATCCTCATACAACACGAATAA
- a CDS encoding metal-dependent transcriptional regulator codes for MSKITSARKIWVKLGLTLELSHEAEEYIEAIYKLQKRSGVARTKELAEELNVVPGSITNTIAHLEKHGLVEHTPYRGVRLTAEGEKLALTIIRRHRLAERLLTDILEAEWSDVHESACKLEHALTEDVLSLLERRLGYPKFCPHGNPIPTERGEVSDVECFPLTSVAVNQTYTIAKIINEKREVLLALVAKGIKPNVPVHIVKVRRKDIVFRVAGKEQTISHKEAESIWVKTTEVKTENVQE; via the coding sequence ATGTCTAAAATTACGAGTGCTCGTAAAATTTGGGTGAAACTCGGGTTGACTTTAGAGCTTTCCCATGAGGCTGAGGAGTATATAGAAGCCATCTACAAGCTTCAGAAGAGGAGCGGAGTTGCCAGAACAAAGGAGCTAGCCGAGGAACTGAACGTTGTGCCTGGCTCTATAACGAATACTATTGCACATCTGGAGAAGCATGGACTTGTGGAGCACACGCCATATCGGGGCGTGAGGCTCACCGCAGAAGGAGAGAAGCTTGCCCTAACCATTATTAGGAGGCATAGGCTTGCCGAGAGGCTTCTCACAGACATTTTGGAGGCTGAGTGGAGCGACGTCCACGAAAGCGCCTGCAAGCTTGAACACGCATTAACAGAGGATGTGCTATCCCTCCTGGAAAGGAGGCTTGGCTATCCAAAATTTTGCCCGCATGGAAATCCCATACCCACGGAAAGGGGCGAAGTTAGTGATGTTGAATGTTTTCCATTAACATCAGTCGCTGTAAACCAGACGTACACCATCGCCAAAATCATTAATGAAAAGAGGGAAGTACTGCTCGCGTTGGTTGCTAAGGGAATAAAGCCCAATGTTCCAGTTCACATAGTTAAGGTGAGGCGGAAGGACATCGTTTTTCGCGTTGCCGGAAAAGAGCAGACGATAAGCCACAAAGAAGCTGAAAGCATCTGGGTTAAAACCACAGAGGTGAAAACAGAAAATGTTCAAGAATAG
- a CDS encoding FeoA family protein, protein MFKNRRNPQKQGESKNEGELYALTDLAEGEKGIIVKAVGGFGLVRRLAEMGLTPGVEVKLLRKGSFGGPVEVEVRGVALALGRGVASRVLIKPVKDEPHD, encoded by the coding sequence ATGTTCAAGAATAGGCGGAACCCCCAAAAACAAGGCGAGTCGAAAAACGAGGGAGAATTATACGCCCTAACAGACCTTGCTGAGGGCGAGAAAGGTATAATAGTCAAGGCTGTGGGAGGCTTTGGTCTTGTTAGAAGACTTGCTGAGATGGGTTTAACACCGGGGGTTGAGGTTAAACTTTTGAGGAAGGGGTCTTTCGGCGGACCTGTCGAAGTCGAGGTTAGGGGTGTAGCCCTAGCACTTGGACGGGGAGTAGCCTCAAGAGTTCTGATTAAACCAGTCAAGGATGAGCCTCATGACTAA
- the feoB gene encoding ferrous iron transport protein B codes for MTKQLRVALAGNANVGKSAIFNQLTGLNQVVGNWPGKTVERAEGTLHFKGYTIRVIDLPGIYSLSTFSIEEIVSRDYIAVEKPDIIVNVVDASALERNLYFTLQLLELEAPVVMALNQVDYAAKKGIRINAERLSEILGVPVVPTVAITGSGINELLTTVIAVASGEKRLQPLKVRFGAEVEKRVHRLQKIVEAYVPQICEVYPARWIATKLLERDSDVAGKLKNCKGGAEVLEYAEKLAAELEKLHGEPSPVILASERYSIASKIAKEVTIEEAPPRISLEQKLDAITTHKVLGYPILVGVVMAMFSLIFIGGSLFSGILESILGGITLYIEEVLAFLPSAARSLITNGFFGGIVAGITIALPYIVPFYIILALLEDSGYLPRAAFLMDNLMHKIGLHGKAFIPLILGYGCSVPACIGCRIMETQRERLLAAFVVTLIPCAARTVVILGLVGRFVGLHAALAIYIFDLILIFILGRIAFKVLPGEPVGLIMEMPPYKKPSLKNVLTKTWNRTKDFAYIAFPIIVAGSLTITALNITDFINYITAGAQPLISGWLGLPVEAGIPLIFGVLRKELALILLSQLIPLESLSALQMIVFTLVIMVYIPCIATIAALIREFGWRKALAITFTDIALALFLGGIAYRILLIFMPS; via the coding sequence ATGACTAAGCAACTGCGAGTGGCGCTTGCAGGAAACGCCAACGTCGGAAAAAGCGCCATATTCAACCAGCTCACGGGCTTAAATCAAGTTGTTGGAAACTGGCCCGGCAAAACTGTGGAACGCGCGGAGGGAACCCTACATTTTAAGGGCTACACTATACGTGTTATTGATTTGCCCGGCATATATTCGCTTTCAACTTTTTCTATCGAGGAGATTGTTTCGCGGGATTATATTGCCGTTGAAAAGCCAGACATCATAGTTAATGTTGTTGACGCTTCAGCCTTAGAACGGAACCTCTACTTTACGTTGCAGCTTTTAGAACTTGAAGCGCCAGTGGTGATGGCACTAAATCAGGTGGACTACGCGGCTAAAAAGGGCATACGCATAAACGCTGAAAGGCTCTCGGAGATTTTAGGCGTTCCAGTCGTCCCAACAGTGGCAATCACTGGAAGTGGAATAAACGAGCTTCTAACAACAGTTATTGCGGTGGCAAGCGGCGAAAAGAGGCTTCAACCCTTAAAGGTTAGGTTTGGAGCTGAGGTCGAGAAGCGGGTTCACAGGCTCCAAAAAATTGTGGAGGCTTATGTTCCACAAATTTGCGAAGTTTACCCGGCAAGGTGGATTGCCACAAAGCTTCTGGAAAGGGACAGCGACGTGGCTGGTAAACTAAAAAACTGTAAAGGTGGAGCAGAAGTCTTAGAGTATGCCGAAAAGCTTGCAGCCGAACTGGAAAAACTACATGGTGAGCCCTCCCCGGTCATATTAGCCTCTGAAAGGTATTCCATTGCAAGCAAAATAGCGAAAGAAGTCACCATTGAAGAGGCGCCTCCAAGGATAAGCCTTGAACAAAAACTTGACGCCATAACAACGCACAAAGTCCTCGGATATCCCATTTTGGTAGGCGTTGTTATGGCAATGTTCTCGCTAATCTTTATTGGTGGAAGCCTTTTCTCCGGAATTTTAGAGTCCATCCTCGGCGGCATCACACTATACATTGAGGAGGTTTTGGCTTTTCTGCCATCAGCCGCCAGAAGCCTCATCACCAACGGGTTTTTTGGCGGAATAGTGGCTGGAATAACCATAGCCCTGCCATACATTGTTCCCTTCTACATAATTCTAGCCCTCCTTGAAGATAGCGGCTATTTGCCGAGAGCAGCCTTCCTAATGGACAATTTGATGCACAAAATAGGCTTGCATGGAAAGGCTTTCATACCCCTAATTTTGGGTTACGGCTGCAGCGTCCCAGCGTGCATAGGCTGCAGAATAATGGAAACCCAGCGGGAACGCCTCCTAGCAGCCTTTGTAGTGACGCTTATTCCATGCGCCGCAAGAACCGTCGTCATTCTAGGACTTGTGGGCAGATTTGTCGGATTACACGCCGCGCTAGCCATCTACATCTTCGACCTAATCCTCATCTTTATCCTTGGCAGAATAGCCTTCAAAGTGTTGCCAGGGGAACCCGTCGGCTTAATAATGGAAATGCCCCCGTACAAAAAGCCTTCACTAAAAAATGTCCTAACCAAAACATGGAACAGAACAAAAGACTTTGCCTACATAGCCTTCCCAATAATTGTGGCTGGAAGCCTAACAATAACAGCCCTAAACATCACAGACTTCATTAACTACATAACCGCTGGGGCACAACCACTAATAAGCGGCTGGCTTGGACTTCCAGTGGAGGCCGGAATCCCGCTGATTTTCGGCGTTCTACGCAAAGAACTAGCCCTAATCCTTCTATCACAGCTAATCCCCCTTGAGTCGCTTTCAGCCCTACAAATGATTGTATTCACCCTAGTCATAATGGTTTATATTCCATGCATAGCCACAATCGCCGCCCTAATAAGAGAATTCGGATGGCGAAAAGCTCTAGCAATAACTTTCACAGATATCGCCCTAGCCCTATTTTTAGGAGGAATAGCCTACAGAATCTTGCTAATATTTATGCCTTCATAA
- a CDS encoding DUF2798 domain-containing protein, which translates to MSLVLTLINLGLVPDFPMRWFRAFLIGFAVSFPASLVIIPAVRRIVDRLVR; encoded by the coding sequence ATGTCCTTGGTTCTTACATTAATCAATTTGGGTCTTGTTCCAGATTTTCCGATGAGGTGGTTTAGAGCCTTTTTAATTGGTTTTGCCGTGAGTTTTCCAGCTTCCTTAGTTATCATTCCAGCTGTGAGGAGAATTGTGGATAGGTTGGTCAGATGA
- a CDS encoding class I SAM-dependent methyltransferase: MPNGKSSQTDHYFAPKPKSKPRFGIIQTRLRGMPFKFLTASGVFSKKRVDLGTRLLIEAMVLPETGYVLDMGCGYGAVGIAAAKLNPKLHVVMVDVNERALRLARQNIRLNHVYNAEVRKGNLYQPVKDMLFNCILSNPPVSAGLATVKAIITEAPKHMTKKATIQMVVKSKIGGKRLQQIFEEAFGNCTILARESGYRVLMAEKK, from the coding sequence ATGCCCAACGGCAAAAGCAGCCAAACCGACCACTATTTTGCGCCAAAGCCAAAATCGAAGCCGCGGTTTGGAATAATCCAAACAAGGTTAAGGGGGATGCCCTTCAAGTTTCTAACAGCCTCCGGAGTTTTCTCAAAAAAGCGTGTGGACTTGGGCACAAGACTATTAATAGAGGCTATGGTTCTCCCAGAAACTGGCTATGTCTTGGACATGGGATGCGGCTATGGGGCTGTTGGAATTGCAGCCGCAAAACTCAACCCGAAACTTCACGTGGTCATGGTGGACGTAAATGAGAGAGCCCTAAGACTTGCAAGACAAAACATTAGACTAAACCATGTTTACAACGCCGAAGTAAGAAAAGGAAACCTATACCAGCCGGTCAAAGACATGCTTTTTAACTGTATACTATCAAACCCACCCGTAAGCGCCGGACTAGCCACGGTAAAAGCCATAATAACAGAAGCCCCAAAACACATGACTAAAAAGGCTACAATCCAAATGGTTGTAAAGTCAAAAATCGGCGGAAAAAGGCTCCAACAAATCTTTGAAGAGGCCTTTGGCAACTGCACAATACTGGCAAGGGAAAGCGGCTACCGAGTACTAATGGCCGAGAAAAAATAA